From a single Vanacampus margaritifer isolate UIUO_Vmar chromosome 15, RoL_Vmar_1.0, whole genome shotgun sequence genomic region:
- the sbf1 gene encoding myotubularin-related protein 5 isoform X3, whose amino-acid sequence MARLADYFVVVGYDLDKRVEAEGEGQGRILQRFPEKDWEDSPFPQGVELFCQPSGWQLVPERQPASFFVAVLTDISSERHYCACFTFWEGQDNPHSLKARRPDEVDEEPTIIQPSQVFAPKSLVLVSRLDYTDVFRNCLALVYTVHVDGLTVPLETVIGNLLTCVIPIAGGSQRTITLGAGDRQVIQTPINESLPVSGSSVAQLFRQLGIVNVLYLFCAALTEHKILFLSSSYQRLTDACRGLLAIMFPLKYSFTYVPILPGKLLEVLSTPTPFIIGVNSFFRSETQELLDVIIADLDGGTVTIPECVHISLLPEPLLQQTQTALSMVLDPELEIADHAFPPQSSQPSAPKIQDKEIRAIFLWLFAQLFQGYRWCLHIIRIHPEPVIRFHKAAFLGQRALTEDDFLMKVLDGMAFAGFVSERGPPYRATDLFDDLVANEVERIRQEEFSPHKVMNHIKELAEQLFKNENPYPAVTMHKVQRPSENGQKATQGQTPFPGLDEVTVQLFIDHATARLKTAPPVVKVEVKSMVPSGPPLGDMVDRNSNVMANSARRLEVVRNCITYIFENKMLEAKKLMPAVLRALKGRAARVCLTQELNQHVLQNRAVLDDQQFDYVVRMMNCTLQDCSHMDEHGIAAALLPLVTAFCRKLGSGITQFAYSCVQEHTVWTNMQFWEAMFYSDVQNHIKALYLETEDGEHPNHTEQQEGSGGGREISALELASEQSRLWPMLGKEMQTERVQKEESTVFSQAIHYANRMSYLLLPLDTSKNRLLRSSGLGDVESVSNSYVTNSIAGSMAESYDTESGFEDAESSDVANSVVRFINRFVDKVCNESGVTNEHLKALHAMIPDIVQMHIETLDAVHRESKRLPPIQKPKLLRPTLLAGEELVMDGMRVYLIPDGREEATGMMGGPPLLPAEGAIFLTTYRLIFKGTPTDPLVGEQVVTRSFPIASLTKEKRISVTLPMEQFVQEGLQLRSCTFQLMKIVFDEEVAADLAEVFRKHMHKLRYPQHVQGTFAFTVGQSGKLVVEHKTKDKNQSLKTLSKNLVKSAKRTINRQYVTKKKYSPPTWENRTSFQSELDEDEISVSEEVEQSSLTLSSTIRSSDRQTMSNVVERACCRDYQRMGLGTLSSSLTRSKNEPFRISTVNRMYAVCKSYPGLLIVPQSIPDPTIQRISRCYRQSRFPVVCWRNSRTKAVLLRSAGLHAKGVVGFFKSTNAPTSVPSQADSTSLEQEKYLQAIISSMPSYSESSGRNTLSGFTSTHMSASDSSDKLRQPKIGALMKQVMGAKEDVPGTFSRGALGQRAKVISLSQPKVSGKARNSTRGKWGSIRGSGRLSAYNPDVGTRLAGKESPQPNGGPTEVLFLRQHRAYLYIIGDKAQLKGGKQDSFQQWEVVPIEVCDVRQVKNSFKKLMKACVPSSVSLDTSTNFLRLLEDSEWMALLHRVLQVSVLVVELLDTGSSVMVSLEDGWDVTTQVVSLVQLLSDPYYRTFDGFRLLVEKEWLSFGHRFSHRGAQTLGSQSSGFTPVFLQFLDCVHQIHLQFPMEFEFSQYYLKFLAYHYVSNRFRTFLLDSDYERIELGVLYEEKGERKSPQVCKTVWDYIDRLNKKTPIFFNYMFAPEDDEVLRPYTFISNLKVWDYYTEETLSEGPSYDWELRGRQERAVSEEAPDKPDSGAPKSRRCAVWPCYDSLSKTLPDAITKLLQDLQALEGELGQASEKWKDTWDKIKAAQRNETKLESKPSFSSSLLMSSNLSHQRRSQGVYLQESSVGSSINLALDCEASATSTPVAGRPSTSTLYSQFQSTESENRSFEGILFKKGALLKPWKPRWFVLDKTKHQLRYYESRQDKECKGVIELADVESVLLGTPTIGAPKNIEEKAFFDLKTTKRVYNFCAQDSLNAQLWMDSVQSCLSDA is encoded by the exons CGGACCATCACATTAGGCGCTGGAGACCGGCAAGTTATCCAGACTCCCATCAATGAGTCCCTGCCCGTCAGCGGCAGCAGCGTGGCGCAGCTGTTCAGGCAGCTCG GGATAGTCAATGTGCTGTACCTGTTCTGTGCCGCCCTGACGGAGCACAAGATCCTGTTCCTGTCCAGCAGTTACCAACGACTAACAGATGCCTGCCGGGGGTTGCTGGCTATCATGTTCCCACTCAAATACAG CTTCACATATGTCCCCATCCTGCCTGGTAAACTCCTGGAGGTCTTGAGCACTCCCACTCCTTTCATAATCGGTGTCAACTCGTTTTTCCGCTCTGAGACACAAGAACTG TTGGATGTCATCATCGCTGACCTGGACGGTGGCACCGTCACCATCCCGGAGTGTGTTCACATCTCCCTGCTGCCAGAACCACTCCTCCAGCAGACTCAGACTGCACTCTCCATG GTTTTGGATCCTGAGCTGGAAATTGCTGATCATGCCTTCCCACCTCAGTCCTCGCAACCTTCGGCACCCAAGATCCAG GATAAGGAGATCCGGGCGATCTTCCTGTGGCTGTTTGCTCAGCTTTTCCAGGGTTATCGCTGGTGTTTACATATCATCCGCATTCACCCCGAACCAGTTATCCGCTTCCATAAG gcgGCTTTCCTCGGCCAAAGAGCACTGACGGAGGATGACTTCCTCATGAAGGTGTTGGACGGCATGGCGTTTGCAGGGTTCGTGTCGGAGAGGGGGCCTCCCTACAGAGCAACAGATTTGTTTGATGAT CTGGTAGCGAATGAGGTGGAGAGGATACGGCAAGAGGAGTTCTCGCCGCACAAAGTCATGAACCACATCAAGGAGTTGGCCGAGCagctatttaaaaat GAAAACCCCTACCCGGCAGTGACCATGCATAAAGTCCAACGACCGTCAGAAAACGGCCAGAAAGCCACTCAGGGTCAGACTCCCTTCCCTGGACTGGATGAGGTCACGGTACAACTCTTCATCGACCACGCCACTGCCAGGCTCAAGACGGCACCACCAGTGGTCAAGGTGGAGGTCAAGAGCATGGTGCCATCTGGACCACCGTTGG GAGACATGGTGGACCGGAACAGCAACGTGATGGCCAACAGCGCACGTCGGCTGGAGGTTGTCCGGAATTGCATCACATACATCTTCGAGAACAAAATGCTCGAGGCCAAGAAG TTGATGCCAGCTGTACTTCGGGCTTTGAAGGGTAGGGCCGCTCGGGTGTGTTTGACCCAGGAGCTCAATCAGCACGTCTTACAGAACCGGGCAGTGCTGGATGACCAGCAGTTTGACTACGTCGTCCGAATGATGAACTGCACCTTACAG GACTGCTCGCATATGGATGAACATGGTATTGCTGCAGCCCTTCTCCCATTGGTCACAGCCTTTTGCAGG AAATTAGGGTCAGGCATCACTCAGTTTGCATACAGCTGCGTACAGGAGCACACCGTGTGGACCAACATGCAGTTCTGGGAGGCCATGTTCTACAGCGACGTCCAGAACCACATTAAGGCACTTTACCTTGAGACGGAGGATGGAGAGCATCCGAACCACACG GAGCAACAGGAGGGATCAGGCGGCGGGCGGGAAATCAGTGCCCTGGAGCTGGCGTCTGAGCAGAGCCGACTGTGGCCGATGCTAGGCAAGGAAATGCAGACGGAGCGCGTGCAGAAGGAGGAAAGCACTGTGTTCAGCCAGGCCATCCACTACGCCAACAGGATGAGCTACCTGCTGCTGCCACTGGACACCAGCAAGAACCGCTTGCTCAGGAGCTCGGGTCTCGGGGACGTGGAGAGCGTCAGCAACAGCTACGTCACCAACAG TATTGCAGGGAGCATGGCCGAGAGCTACGACACAGAGAGCGGCTTTGAGGATGCTGAGAGCTCCGACGTGGCCAACTCAGTGGTGCGTTTCATCAACCGCTTCGTGGACAAAGTGTGCAATGAGAGCGGCGTGACCAACGAGCACCTGAAGGCTCTCCACGCCATGATACCAG ATATCGTTCAGATGCACATCGAGACGTTAGATGCAGTCCATCGCGAGAGTAAACGACTGCCGCCGATCCAAAAG CCCAAGCTGTTGAGGCCGACCCTTTTGGCAGGCGAGGAGCTGGTGATGGATGGCATGCGTGTTTACCTCATCCCGGACGGGCGCGAGGAGGCCACGGGGATGATGGGAGGCCCGCCCTTGCTCCCCGCGGAGGGAGCTATCTTCCTCACTACCTACCGGCTCATTTTCAAGGGCACTCCCACTGACCCGCTGG TGGGCGAGCAGGTGGTGACTCGTTCTTTCCCCATCGCGTCTTTGACCAAGGAGAAGAGAATCTCTGTCACTTTACCCATGGAGCAATTTGTTCAGGAGGGGCTACAGCTACGGTCCTGCACCTTCCAG CTAATGAAGATCGTTTTCGACGAGGAGGTGGCAGCTGACCTGGCGGAGGTTTTCAGGAAGCACATGCACAAGCTACGCTACCCCCAGCACGTGCAGGGAACGTTCGCATTCACCGTCGGTCAGAGCGGCAAGCTGGTGGTAGAGCACAAAACCAAGGACAAGAACCAGTCACTCAA GACACTTTCCAAAAACCTGGTGAAGAGCGCCAAGCGGACCATCAACCGTCAGTATGTAACGAAGAAGAAATACTCTCCGCCTACTTGGGAAAACAGGACCAGTTTCCAGTCAGAGCTGGATGAGGATGAAATTTCAG TGTCAGAGGAGGTGGAGCAGAGCTCCCTTACACTGTCCTCCACCATCCGCTCTTCAGACAGACAGACCATGAGCAACGTGGTCGAGCGAGCATGCTGCCGCGATTACCAGCGCATGGGCCTGGGCACGCTAAGTAGCAGCTTGACCCGCTCCAAGAATGAGCCCTTCCGAATTTCCACCGTAAACCGCATGTACGCTGTGTGCAAAAG CTATCCCGGCTTGCTCATCGTCCCGCAGAGCATCCCGGATCCCACCATCCAGAGAATTTCCCGCTGCTACCGGCAGAGCCGCTTCCCTGTGGTTTGCTGGCGGAATTCCCGTACCAAGGCTGTCCTCCTGCGATCGGCGGGCCTCCACGCAAAAGGGGTGGTgggtttttttaaatctaccaATGCCCCAACTTCAG TGCCCTCCCAGGCGGACTCCACCAGTCTGGAGCAAGAGAAATACCTGCAAGCCATTATCAGCTCCATGCCCTCGTACAGCGAGAGCAGTGGCAGGAACACGCTCAGCGGCTTCACCTCCACCCACATGAGCGCTTCAG ATTCATCGGATAAACTGCGGCAGCCAAAGATCGGTGCACTGATGAAGCAAGTGATGGGTGCCAAGGAGGACGTGCCCGGAACGTTCAGCAGAGGAG CTCTTGGTCAAAGGGCCAAAGTCATCTCCCTCTCTCAGCCCAAAGTGTCTGGCAAGGCCAGGAACTCTACCAGAG ggaAATGGGGGAGCATCCGAGGCAGCGGGCGTCTCAGCGCCTACAACCCAGACGTGGGGACACGTCTCGCTGGGAAAGAGTCGCCGCAGCCCAATGGCGGGCCAACCGAGGTGTTGTTCCTGCGCCAACACAGGGCCTACCTCTACATCATTGGGGACAAAGCCCAGCTCAAG GGCGGGAAGCAGGACTCCTTCCAGCAGTGGGAGGTGGTGCCCATCGAGGTATGCGACGTGCGGCAGGTGAAGAACAGCTTCAAGAAGCTGATGAAGGCCTGCGTGCCCAGTTCCGTCTCGTTGGACACCAGCACAAACTTCCTGCGCTTGCTCGAAGACTCCGAATGGATGGCACTG ctGCACAGGGTGCTGCAGGTTTCTGTCCTGGTGGTGGAGCTCCTGGACACGGGATCATCCGTCATGGTCAGCCTGGAAGACGGCTGGGACGTCACCACCCAG GTGGTGTCTTTGGTGCAGTTGCTGTCCGACCCTTACTACCGCACGTTCGATGGCTTTCGGCTGCTAGTGGAGAAAGAGTGGCTGTCCTTCGGCCACAGGTTCAGCCACCGCGGCGCTCAGACGCTAGGCAGCCAGAGCAGCGGGTTCACCCCTGTCTTCTTGCAGTTCCTCGACTGTGTGCATCAA ATCCACCTGCAGTTCCCCATGGAATTTGAGTTCAGCCAGTACTACCTGAAGTTTTTGGCCTATCATTACGTGTCCAACCGCTTCCGCACCTTTCTGCTTGACTCGGACTACGAGCGCATTGAACTTG GCGTCCTCTATGAAGAAAAAGGTGAGAGGAAAAGTCCTCAGGTGTGCAAGACCGTGTGGGACTACATCGACCGGCTCAACAAGAAGACCCCGATCTTCTTCAACTACATGTTCGCGCCGGAGGATGATGAG GTGCTCCGGCCTTATACCTTCATCTCCAACCTGAAAGTGTGGGACTACTACACGGAGGAGACCCTCTCAGAGGGGCCATCGTACGACTGGGAGCTGCGGGGCCGCCAGGAGCGGGCGGTGTCGGAGGAGGCGCCCGACAAGCCTGACAGCGGCGCGCCCAAGTCGCGGCGGTGCGCCGTGTGGCCGTGCTATGACAGCTTGAGCAAGACGTTGCCCGACGCCATCACCAAGCTGCTGCAGGACCTGCAGGCGCTGGAGGGCGAGCTCGGCCAGGCGTCGGAGAAGTGGAAGGACACGTGGGATAAGATCAAGGCCGCACAGAGGAACGAGACCAAACTGGAGAGCAAG CCGTCATTCTCCAGCTCGCTGCTCATGTCCTCCAACCTGAGCCACCAGCGGCGTTCCCAGGGCGTCTACTTGCAGGAGAGCAGCGTTGGCTCCTCCATCAACTTGGCCCTGGACTGCGAGGCCAGCGCCACCTCCACCCCGGTGGCGGGCCGCCCGAGCACCAGCACACTCTACAGCCAGTTCCAGAGTACCGAGAGCGAGAACAG AAGTTTCGAAGGCATTTTATTCAAGAAAGGTGCTCTTCTGAAACCGTGGAAACCACGGTGGTTTGTGTTGGACAAGACAAAGCATCAG CTGCGATATTACGAGAGCCGGCAGGACAAAGAGTGCAAGGGCGTCATCGAGCTGGCCGACGTGGAGTCGGTCCTTCTGGGGACGCCCACCATAGGAGCGCCCAAAAACATTGAGGAGAAAGCCTTCTTTGAT CTCAAGACCACCAAACGAGTGTACAACTTCTGCGCCCAGGACAGTCTCAATGCTCAGCTGTGGATGGACAGTGTTCAGAGCTGCCTGTCGGACGCCTAG